GCTGATGAAATCTCTTTTGACAAACAGAAAAAGCAAGTCTCTATAATTCCAAATATCTTTGAATTTAACATCAAAAAGTGAGGTGCGTCCTTTTATAACTAAATCCCAATCTTGTGATTGACTTTTATTGTTCATTATTGTCTTGGTAGTTAATATTTGCCTTTTATGGCACTTGCAAATATATAAATTAGGCTCCCTTTTTAAAAACAAAAGTGTTGATTTATTTAGTATTAGAACATAATTGACTAAATCGATTTTTATTTGATTAATTTTGCAAACTAAAATTTCCGTTTTGATACATTTTTTTAAACCTAAGCCCTTTTTACTTGACTTCATCCCCGATGATTATGTTGATATTCACTCACATTTATTACCGGGAATTGACGATGGTGCTTCGACAATTGAAGACACGGTTAAACTTATAAATGGTTTAGAAAGTTTAGGTTTTACCAAATTTATCACTACCCCTCACATTATGAGTGGCGTATGGAATAACACCAAACCAGGCATTGAGGAAAAATTGGAAAACACTATCGCTGAGTTACCCATTTCGACTATAAAAGAGCGCTTTAGTGCGGCTGCGGAATACATGATTGATGCCGAGTTTCGGGAGCTATTTAAAAACGAGCCTTTATTAACCTTGCGCGATAATTATGTTTTGGTGGAGATATCCTATTTGAGCGCCCCTATTCAGTTATACGATATTTTATTTGAACTGCAAACCTGTGGTTACAGACCCGTTTTGGCACATCCTGAACGGTATAACTTTTACCATCACACTTTACAGGAATATCAAAAGTTAAAAAATGCCGGTTGTCTTTTTCAGTTGAATATGTTATCGGCAACGGGCTACTATGGTGCCAACGTGAGCAAAGCAGCTGATTATCTTTTGGCCCATGATCTAATTGATTTTGTTGGTTCGGATGTACACCACAGCAGACATTTGGATTATATTAGAAAAAAAGTTGTCCTGAAAAACCATAAACATTTGTCTACGATTTTTCAGAACAACTCCTTTTTTGATTTTTAAGTTTTAGGCTTCTTTATTCTTCTTTTTGAATAAGGACTTAAACCGTTTTACCAACGACTTTCTGTTATTCATATCAGCTGCATAGCCATAACCATAGCCATAAGCATAGTTATATTTGTATTTATAGCTGTAGCCGTATTTGTACCCGTAACCATAATTTAATCCCACATTATTGATTACATAAGTCATGTTTTTCAATTTCTCGCGGTTGCTTAAATTCACCGAGAACGGAATCAATTTCTTCGGAGTAAAGTCGGCTCTAACCACATACAAAGTAGCATCCACAAACTGAGAAATCAACAAGGTATCTGTAACCAATAAGGTCGGCGCGCTATCAATGATGATTAAGTCGTACTCTTTTTTGGCTTCGTTTAGTAAGATTTCTTTACGGCCATTCGATAATAATTCAGCAGGGTTTGGCGGTATTCTTCCCGATAATATAATATCTAAATTCGGGTTATCCAATTGGTCTTTTTTGATAATGTTATGCCAATCAACAGAAGGATCATGAAGATAATCCTGAAGTCCTAATTCATTTTTATTGGTGCTTAAGTATTGGTGCAACTGAGGGTTTCTTAAATCGGCCCCAATCAACAACACTTTTTTGTTCATGATGGCAAACGAAATAGACAAGTTGATTGCCGTAAATGTTTTTCCTTCTCCTTTTATCGTGGATGCCACCAAAATAGTCTGTCCTTGTTTATCAACTTTCAACGGTAAAATATACGTCAAATTGGTTCGGAGTATCCTGAAGGATTCCCCAAGTATAGACCTATCATTGAAAGTAGTTAGTTTCTCGGCATGATCAATATGCGGAATCTCGGAAAGGATTATTTTACCTCGAGCAAATTTCGAAATATCTTCAATGTTATGTACTTTATCATCCAACAAAAAGCTGATGTAAATGATTAAGAAAGGCAATAACAAACCAACAATTATGGAAGCCATAAAATAGGTTCCTCTTTTTGGCGAAGCTGGAATCGAGTTGGTCAAAGCATAATCAATCACTTTTATCGATGAAGAAGTAATAGCCAAATTCACTGCTGCTTCTTCTCTTTTTTGCAATAAAAGAATGTAAAGTGCTTCTTTGATATTTTTATTTCGATCTATACCAACGAGGACTTTTTCATCAAACGGAATTTCACTGAACTTGCTCATCGTAGCCTTCTTAACAATGTTATTTTTAGCTAAAGAAACTTCCAATTCTTGTTGGTAATCCTTGATGGTTTGCAAAATATTAACCTGAAGATCAGCTAATTTGCTCTTCAGGATTTTGGCATTCGGGTTGTTTTCACCGGCACTTACCAATAACCTGTCGCGTTGCAACACAAACGTATTAAAAGTGTTAATCAACGTATTGATATCGGTATTCAACACTCCGATATTTGTTGGCAACAAACTTAAATTCTTATCCGATTTAACCGATTGTTCTAAAAGTTTAGATAATGCAATTTGTGTTTCAGTTTGAAAAACATCGTTTTTGGCTGTTATTTTACTATCGGTTACTGAGGCAGCATCGGCTTCTAAGAAGGTTAATTCTTTGTTGCGTTTATAGTTGGCTTTTCGAGTTTCAATTGAATCTAATTCTTTTTCCAAAGATTTGAAACGCTCGTTCACAAACTCAATGGTTCTTTGCGAAACCAAACGTCTGTCATTCAAACCATCAATATCAAACTGCTTGATAATTTCATTTAAAATGGCCTCCGATTTGTCTTTGTTGGCTCCGGTGATAGAGAGGTTTAAGACATCGGAATTTTCATTTTTATTTGAAATTTTCAAAGCAGCTGCTAACCCGACAACGGTAGATTGCACCGAACTTTTACGTATTGAATATTGGTTCCCAAAAAATTTCTCAGGATTAGCCCCTATTTGTAATGACAACCTAAACGGAATTCCTTTTATGTTGCGAATGGCATTATAGGGCACTAACTCATTTTTGTCGTTCCCGTTAACTTCCAGGATTCTATACCCCTCCTTTTGCAATTCAATTTCAATGGTTAGGGTTTTATTTTCATTGGCTACAGAGGAACTCAGCCATTCAACATTGAACGGGCGGCTTTTCCATAATTCTAAATTATTGAAATAATTTACTTTGAAATACTGCGTGTTAAGATTTAAACTCTTGGTTACTTGTTCTAATAATCGATACGATTTCAAAACCTCAATCTGATTGTCTAAGTTTACTTTGGAGCGACTAAACAATGACAAACCTGTGCTAGGCAAAGTGAAGCTGTTTTTAGAGTCGTCAATGATTTTAACACTCGTCTGCGATTCGTAAACCGGAATAGTATGATTCAGGTAATATTTAACGGCGAAAAAACAAACTAATACGGAAATTAAAAAGTAATACCAATATCGGAAGTACTTGAAAAACTCTTCTATGATATTGAAATTACTCACTTTTTCATGTGAGTCGATATGACTGTTGTCCATAAATTATTTTTTTAATAATAGTAAAACGGTAACGAAGAAGGACAGCAAACCAACGATGCTTCCAATATTGTTCAAATAACCTGAGGTCAAGACTTTTGGACCATTCGGATTCACAATAATTACATCATTTTGCTTTACATAATAGTAGGGTCCGGTGAACCAATCTGAAGAAGTTAAATCTAAACGAACATAGGTTCGGGTTCCGTTAATTTCTCGGATTAACAAAACATCTTTTCTGACTCCGTTTATCGTCAAATCGCCGGCAAAGCCAATGGCTTGATTTAAAGAAATATTTTGTTCATCGAAACTGTAAGTTCCCGGAACTTTTACTTCTCCCAGAACCGTTACTTTGCTGTTAATGATTCTCACACTTACCGTTGCATCTTTGATATAACCGTTGTCGCTCAACATTTTCGATAGCATATCCTGAATTTCTTCGGTGCTTTTGTCAGCCACTTTTATATCACCTAAAATCGGAAATGTAATAGTCCCTTTTTGAGAAACCAAATACCCTTGAATTTTATAGGTTTCAATATTGATGTTTCCTAAGGCGCTCATTTGAATATTGAACGGTTCGGCAGATTCCGCAATTAAAGCGGCAACCTTTATATATAAGATGTCGTTTACTTGTACTTTATTAGTCAGATAACTGATGTTGTCTTGGGATTTATTTTGAATATCCTGGTAATATAAAATATCTTTTTTACTAGCACATGACTGGATAAAAAGGGAAGCTATTAATAAGAAAAATAACTTTTTAATCATAATTTAGAAAATTTATCTGTTAACCATTTTAGCTTATTCATTCAAAATGGTGTTGCGCTGCAAATCTACAATTTGATTTCCTAATTCAGAAAGGAATCTCTGTATTATTAGACGCATTTATAAAAAATATTGAGGGAAAGAGTTAAATACCATCTAACTCCTGATAAATAGAATTCAAACTTTTATACTCCGGAACAATTTTTTTCATTTTAGTAACGATGGCGTTATTAGATTTTAAACGGGCTGTTTCAATTAACTCGGTCAACGCTTTATTTATCTCATCATACTTTATCATGCTCTCATGGGCGATGAGGATTTTTTCATTGTGTGTTGGCAAATTTTTAGACGTGTCGTTCAACAGCTCTTCATATAATTTCTCTCCGGGACGCAAGCCAATAATTTTGATTTCAATGTCTTTATCCGGAACAAATCCTGCCAGTCGAATCATCTTTCTGGCCAAGTCGATAATTTTGACCGGAGCACCCATATCAAAAATAAAAATTTCACCTCCATTCCCCATCGTACCGGCTTCGAGAACCAGTTGACAAGCTTCGGGTATGGTCATAAAATAACGAATGATTTCGGGGTGTGTAATGGTAATTGGCCCACCTTCCTGAATTTGTCTGGTAAACAACGGAACTACAGAACCATTAGAGCCTAAAACATTTCCGAATCGGGTTGTAATGTATTTTGTTTTTATGCCGTTTTCATCGTTTTCTTTGAGTTTATAATCTAAAGACTGCACATATTTTTCGGCTATCCTTTTACTGGCTCCCATGACATTGCTCGGATTAACCGCTTTATCGGTGGAGACCATAACAAAGCGCTCTACATCATGCTCAAAAGCCAAATCAGCTATATTTTTGGTCCCTAAAACATTGGTAAAAATGGCTTGTGCCGGATTTTCTTCCATCAAAGGAACGTGCTTATAAGCAGCTGCATGGTAAACTACTTCAGGCTTGTATTTTATAAAAATCTGCTCAATGCTTTCCTTAATTCTGATGTCAGCAATCACGTTTACAATACGCACATTGGGATTTACATTCATGATTTCAAGGCTCAACTCGTGCAAAGGCGACTCGGCCTGATCCAACACTATTATTTTTTTCGGCTCAAAAGTTAATACCTGACGAACGATTTCGCTTCCTATGGAACCGGCGGCACCGGTAACCATTACTTTTTTGCCTTTCAATTGTTTTGAAATGGCTTTGTTGTCTAAAACTATTGGTTTTCTTTCCAGCAAATCCTGAATCTCAAACGTCTTGATGCTTTTGGTAATTTCCTTTTGCCCTTCTAAATCGGCAAGTAACGGAATAGTGTATACTTTGAAACCCATCTCCAAACAATCTTCCACAATTTGAGATCGTTCGAGTTTTGAGAGGTTTTTATCTACAATGATTAAGGCTTCACTGTTGGTTTCTTTCAACAAAACAGCAGCACTGTCTTTCATGTGCAGTATGGGTGCATTGAGTATTCTTTTGGTGGTATTCTGACTTGATTTTTCAATAAAACCGGTCACTTTAAATCGCTTCGGCATTTCAGTTTGCAAGGCATTGGCCAAAGCTATAGCATTAGCATCGGTACCAAAAATCAAGGCTTTGGTTAAATTGGTTCTATCGCCCAAATTGAAGTAACGTTCATATGTTTGTTTGACAATAACCCGGTAAAGAAATAAAAAGGAAAACGATAAAAATCCGTTAATCACCAACCCGGTATTGAGAAATAGTTTTCGGTCATGAAAAAGCATAAAATAGTAATTCACCGCCAACAACAACGAGAACGAAAAAATTGGGCGAAGAATAATTTCAAAGCATCAACATAAGAAGAGTGTCTTATGATACCGGAATAGGTCCTGTAGGCCCAAAAGAAAAACACATTGACACAAAAATACAAGAACAAGGCAACCAACATCACCTCATTTTTCATATAGTGCAATCGCAATCCTCTAAAGAACAACATGGTAATTAATGCCGCTACAAACAACAGCAAAATATCAAATAAAAGCACCAGCCATCTCGGCAAATAGCCAAGGTTTTCTAATCTAAAATTTAAATTAATCTTAGACCAAAACCCTTCTAAATCTTTGAAAAAATTGGTTATTGTATTGTTTTTCAAATTATATTCTTTTGCTTTTACTTAGTGGTAAAAATAGTAAAAAAGTTATGCGTTAAACAATGTCTGAATCACTTTCGTAATTCTTTCTCTATCGTTGTCAGTTAAGTTGGAACTTGAGGGTAAACAAAGTCCGTTTGTAAACAAGTTTTCTGATATATCGGAACCAAAAAAAGCGCAATCGCTAAAAACGGGTTGCAAGTGCATAGGTTTCCACAACGGGCGTGATTCAATGTTCTCCTTTTCTAGGGCCAATCTTAAATCCTCTCTGTTGATACCGTTGGTTTTAGTGGTATCAAACTGTACACAGGAAAGCCAATGGTTAGAATAAAAATCAGTATTAGGTTCTGAAAAAACAGTCACTCCGTCAATTCCGGAAAACAAATCAATATAAAACTGATGCATGTTTCTTCTCAACTTTAAATGCTTGTCTAAGACTTCCATCTGTCCTCTGCCAATTCCGGCACAAATATTACTCATTCTGTAATTGTAACCAATTTCACTGTGCTGGTAATGCGGTGCATTGTCACGGGCTTGAGTGGAAAGAAAAACAGCTTTATTTTTTTGTGCTGTTGTTTTGGTAACCATAGCACCGCCGCCGGAAGTAGTAATAATTTTATTTCCGTTGAACGATAAAATACTAATATCGCCAAAGGTTCCGCATTTCTTTCCTTTGTAGGTACTGCCCAGCGCTTCGGCACTATCTTCCACTATCGGAATTCCGTATTTATCGGCAATATCTCTGACTTCATCCACTTTACAAGGCATGCCATATAAATGAACAATCACAATAACTTTCGGCTTTTTGCCTCGTGAAATACCATTAAGAATAGCTTCTTCCAAAAATGCCGGCGATATGTTCATGGTTTCTGTTTCGCTGTCTACAAAAACAGGTTTAGCGCCTAAATACACTATCGGATTGGCAGAAGCTGAGAACGTCATGCTTTGACAAATCACTTCATCGCCGGGTTTTACATCCAACATGATTAGTGCCAAATGCAAAGCTGCTGTCCCGGAACTTAATGCTGCTACAAAAACATCTTCGCCCAAATAATTTTCCAAATCATCTTCAAATCCGGTTACATTGGGTCCTAAAGGGGCTACCCAGTTGGTATCAAATGCCTCTTGTACAAATTTTTGCTCACTCCCACCCATGTGCGGAGACGACAACCATATTTTTGAATTGCTCATTTTTTACATTTTGTGGTGGTCAAAAAACCACTGTTTCCATTATAATTTTTATATCCTCGGAAACCGAATTCCCTTGATAATAATAGTCTAAATTCAGTTTTACTTTATCTCTGAAAATCACTTCATCGTTGTATTGTTTCGGGTTTTGCTGTTGCTCTAAAAGATATTCTTCGTTAAAATATTTAATAGATGCCCTACTCGTAATCCCCGGTTTTAATTTCAGAATATTGCGCTCCTCACCTTCCAATGCATCATAGTATCCTTGTATATCAGGTCTTGGCCCTACGAAACTCATGTTTCCCAACAATACATTCCACAACTGAGGCAGTTCGTCTATTTTGTACTTTCGCAAGAAAGCCCCAAAGGCAGAGATGCTATTATCAGCATCATTGATGGTCCGCAATTTATAAATCTTAAACAATTTACCAAACTGCCCCACTCTGTCTTGTGTAAAAAGTCCGTTAGCCCGAGTATCAATGCTGGCCAAAATCCAGAACAAAACTATTATCCCTATCAAAAAAACAAAGCAAAAACAGCAAAAAATATGTCAAACAGTCGTTTTAGCATGATTTCCTTAGCTTCTTTTTTTGGACAAATAATAATCAAGGCACAATTGCGGATAATTTTCTGACTTCATTTGATTAATTACTTTATCAATATCATGAAGATAACTTTTTAACTCCACTTGTTGCGTAGTGGTATCGTATTTTAAATAGCAGGATTGGTTGATGAATTGCCTGTTTTGCCCAATACTCCCTGTGTTGTATAGTTTAAAAGCTCCTTTTTCTCTGAAAAATTGCTGATGCGAATGCCCGATCATGTAGTTTTTATCAATCTCCAATTCCGAAATATCGGTATCCGCAAAAATATACTGTTTGTTAATCGTGTGTTGTATTGTATACGCACCAATAGTTACTTGTTCGCCATATTGCTCAATTTCGGGAATTAGTTTTTTATCAAAATGAGCATAACACTGTTTGAAAAAGCTTGTGCAATTTCATTGGTACCGTCATACAAACCGTCAATAAAATACTTTTCGTGATTGCCTTTGAGCAAAGTAACATTAGATATTTCTTTTAAATACTGAATACAATCATTCGTCCATGGCCCGTAATTTACCACATCGCCATGGCAGATGAAAGCATCGGATTCCGTTTTTTCTAATCGGAACAATTCTTCCAAGGCCACCAAATTGCCATGAACATCGCCAAAGATTATGATTTTCATACTAACATTTTCTTTATTCCTTCTGAAATACCAATTTGTGGCCGCCAATGGAGTATTTCAAAAGTTTGTTTCGGATTGAAATAAAACGATTGTCCGTTTTCTTCTCCGGTAAACTCAATGTTGCAAGGTATATGTTTTTGAATTTCTTCAGCCACTTGCTTATTGGAAACCGAAACACCGGTAGCTCCTAAATAAATATGGTTTTCGCTTTGCAAAGCACCGGCAATGCATAGGCTAACCGCATCGTCTATATAAATATAATCCTGTTCGCGTGCTCCAACACCGAACAAGGTGATTTTTTTATGTTCTTTGGCCGAATGAATAATAGCCGGAATAAACGAACTATTGGTAATTCCGGGGCCATAAATATAGGCCAAGCGAATGATGGCAAAATGCTGCATTGCTTTTACAATAATTTCCCCTTCTAATTTTGACTGAGCATATAATCCGGGGTTCGTAAAGGGGGTATTTTCGGTTACTATTCCGGGAGTCGAGCCATAAACATTGGTACTCGACACATAGACCATTTTGGCCTTGGAAAATGTTGACACATAGTGAGACAACGTTTCATTGATTTCTTGTAATTGAGCGGCAGAAGCGGCATAGTTTCCGGATAAGTAAAAAATAAAATCGGGCTGTATAGCTGAGTTTAGTATTTCAGCATTAGTAACTAATTTTGCCTTATGATTTATTTTGTCATGATTAGCATTATAAACCGCTATCACTTCAAAATCCTGATTGAGTAATGTATTTACTAAAGCGCTTCCCAGGAAGCCATTGGCACCAACAACTACAGCTGTTTTCATCTTTATTCTTTCAGCGAAAAATTATAAAACTTTGGAGTCAGATCTTCAAATTTACCTTCGTTTTTGAGTGTATTAAATTCCTGTTCTTCTACAAAAAGATCCGACCAGGTTCTTAAAACAATGCCGTTTTTCAGTTCAGGTGTTTTAATTTCTTCTCCAAACAAATAGTACTTCAATAACGCTTCCACTTCATTAAATCCGAAAAAATGGCGTAAAGGCGTTGTACCACTGAAGCGTCCGTTGATTTCAAAAATTACCGGTTCCCCGTTTAGAATTCGGAACTGAAAATTAACCGGACCGTCAGCATTTAACTTTTCGGCAATCGGAATAATAAACGAATCGTACTTTGAAGTTTCAGTGTCACGGTAAGCTCTGTAAGTGTTGCCGTCTCTTAAATCGCGTTTGAGTGTGACCACTACTTTACATTTCCCTTTTACTACCACACAACCTGAGGTGTATTCGCCATCGGACTCGGATAGGTATTGTTGCACGACCAAATTACTGTCGGGATGGTAAATTTCCATCAGTTCGTCGTGGTTGTTTATTTTTTTTATACCCAAAGAACGAGCGCCGTCAAAAGGTTTGGCAAATAATGGAAAGCCCAGTTTTTGTTCTATTTCGGCCAGTTTGTTTTTATCATTCGCCATCACCGAAAACGGAAAGGGGAAATTATTTTTTTGTAAAAAAGCAGCGGTTAAAAATTTGTCATTGGCTATCGCAATTACTTCTTCATTGCTAACGATGACTTTACAGTTAAATTGGGTTTGGAATTCCTCTTTGTATTGGGCCAAAATCGGCAACTCTACATCGGTACCTACTAAAATGGCGTCAATATTATAATCAACCGTAATTTTCTTGATGGCATCAATATAACCGTTTTCGTTTACTTTGGGAATGGTCAGAGCGTAATCGCCGAGCCAATGCCCTGAGGAACGCGGATCGGGATCGGCGGTGTATATTTTTTTAGGAAAATCAGCTATTTGCAATAATCTCAAAATCCCTTGTCCGAGCAATGCCCCGGCACCGGTAACTAGAATATTTTTCTTCATGAGTTTGTCTTATTCCTTTGTAAATCATCAAAACGCGGCATGGTGGCATGACCTTCGGCTGAGATTTCATTGGTTTTGATAATTTTCTGAATGGTTTTAATAATAATTTTTACATCCAACGCAAACGAGATATGATCAACATACCACACATCTAATTCAAATTTTTGGTCCCAGCTTAACGAATTTCTGCCATTGACCTGTGTCCAGCCGGTTATACCGGGTTTTACTTCGTGTCTTCTGTGTTGAAAAGGCGTATAGTAATCGAGGTAACTTGGCAATAGCGGTCTAGGTCCAATCAAGCTCATATCGCCTTTGATAACATTTAATAATTGTGGGATTTCGTCTAAAGAAGTTTTTCGAACCAACTTCCCAATAGTAGTTAATCGAATTTCATCGGACAATAGATTACCAAATTTATCCTTCTTATCGTTCATCGTTTTAAACTTAATAATTTTAAAAATGACTCCATTTTTTCCCGGTCTTGACTGAACGAAAAAAGGTTTTCCGGCATTAGCAAAATAAAGGAATACTGAGACTATAAGTAAAATCGGAAATAAAATAATGAATCCTATCAGAGAGGCTGTAAAATCAATAAAACGTTTTATATAATTTCTATACATTATAACTTTAAGCTACATTTTTCATTGCGGTAAAATTAACAAAAAAAGGTTGTCTAAGGGTATTGAAAAGAATTAATTCGGACCTTTTAGTAAACTATTTTAATTATAAAAAAAACCTTTCTGTTTCCGGAAAGGTTTTTTATTGATTATCAAATCTTATTGAATTGTATTGTCTTTTCTTATGGACGCAATAGTTCGATTCCTGCATCAGAATTGTTATTCATGAGAGAGAAGTCCTGAATTTCCACAAATCCGTCACCATTCAAATCGGTTACGTTATAACCTTCTGCCCCAAATCACTATCATTGTTTAATGGTGTAAAATCCTGAATTTCGATAAAACCGTCTTGGTTCATATCACCTGAATAGAATCCGTAAACTCCCGATTCTAAAATTTTCATGTTGTTACCATAAGCTTTAGAAGCTGCGTCAGTGAAATTGTATGTAGCCGGTGTAGCACCAACAGTTACAGGGTTTGCACTCCATGTTTCCATGGCATTTCTATGTTTAACCACCACGTAGAATGAACCACTTGGTGACGAGCTGTAAGTAGCTACTGCCGTACCGTTAGTTTGTAGCATAGCCGTGGTTGTGGCTACTAAAGCATAAGTACCGGCATCATGCAACTCTACTGTAATCTCATCTACATTAGTTGAACTGGAACCAACACCTTGGTTAGCTAATACCGGACGCATAGCATGAGTTGAAGCATCATAGTAACCTTCAATGTTAGCCGTAACAGTAACTACTGATTCGCATGAAATAGTTAAGTTCAATATTTCTGTATGACATCCTGTTACAAAGGTATAAACACCTGATACATTATAATCCGTATCATTGACTGCCCAATGGTAAGTTCCGCAAGTGGTAACATTAGTCGAATTAGTAGTGCTGGATGTAATGGTCAAATTTAGATTTTCGGTATGACAACCACTTACTACTGAATAGTTTCCTGATGTTGTATACTCCTGATTGTTTACTGACCAAGTATAGCTATCACAAGCTGCTGCGGTAGTAGTGTTAGTCGTAGTTGGTGTTATTGTCAATGTCAACGTTTCGGTATGACAACCTGATACAGAAGTATAAGTACCGCTTTCAGTATATTCCTGGTTGTTTACTGACCAAGTATAACTATCGCAAGCTGATGCTGTAGTAGCATTTGAAGTGCTAGGTGTTATCGTTACTACTAAAGTTTTAGTATCAGTACAACCTGCTGCAGTAGTTCCTATAGCGGTATAAGTTCCTGATTCAGTATATGTTTCATTGTTTACAGCCCAAGTATAGCTATCACAAGTCGAAACCGTTTGAGTTGATGAAGTACTGTTATTGATAGTTAAATGTAAGGTTGCTGTATTTACGCATCCGGCTTCATTGGTAGTTACATAAGTATAATCACCTGTTGTAGTATAAGTTTGTCCGTTCAAAGCCCATGTATAAGTATCACAAGCTGTTGCTGATTCACTAGAGGTTGTTGTCTTGTTTTCAGTAACGATAACACTAGCCGTCGCTGTACATCCAAATGCGTTCGTAGCGGTAACCGAATAAGTTCCTGCGGTAGTAATTTCTAAATCGGCAGAAGTTCCCACTATACTGGTTCCGTTCGACCAGGAATAGCTGTCTCCTCCTGTGGCAGTAACATTTATGCTTTCTATTGAACATGTAATCACTGAAGACCCTGTAGTGTTAGTGATACCCACTGTTGGTAATGGATTAACTGTAACTGTTCTTGTAGCAGTTGCATTGGCACAACCTCCTGTTCCGTTGAGAGTATAAGTTATAGTTGCAGCACCAGCGCTTACCCCTGAAACCACTCCGGAAGTACTTACTGATGCAATACCAGAAGCCGAAGAAGACCAGGAACCA
Above is a genomic segment from Flavobacterium phycosphaerae containing:
- a CDS encoding metallophosphoesterase family protein encodes the protein MKIIIFGDVHGNLVALEELFRLEKTESDAFICHGDVVNYGPWTNDCIQYLKEISNVTLLKGNHEKYFIDGLYDGTNEIAQAFSNSVMLILIKN
- a CDS encoding GumC family protein, with product MDNSHIDSHEKVSNFNIIEEFFKYFRYWYYFLISVLVCFFAVKYYLNHTIPVYESQTSVKIIDDSKNSFTLPSTGLSLFSRSKVNLDNQIEVLKSYRLLEQVTKSLNLNTQYFKVNYFNNLELWKSRPFNVEWLSSSVANENKTLTIEIELQKEGYRILEVNGNDKNELVPYNAIRNIKGIPFRLSLQIGANPEKFFGNQYSIRKSSVQSTVVGLAAALKISNKNENSDVLNLSITGANKDKSEAILNEIIKQFDIDGLNDRRLVSQRTIEFVNERFKSLEKELDSIETRKANYKRNKELTFLEADAASVTDSKITAKNDVFQTETQIALSKLLEQSVKSDKNLSLLPTNIGVLNTDINTLINTFNTFVLQRDRLLVSAGENNPNAKILKSKLADLQVNILQTIKDYQQELEVSLAKNNIVKKATMSKFSEIPFDEKVLVGIDRNKNIKEALYILLLQKREEAAVNLAITSSSIKVIDYALTNSIPASPKRGTYFMASIIVGLLLPFLIIYISFLLDDKVHNIEDISKFARGKIILSEIPHIDHAEKLTTFNDRSILGESFRILRTNLTYILPLKVDKQGQTILVASTIKGEGKTFTAINLSISFAIMNKKVLLIGADLRNPQLHQYLSTNKNELGLQDYLHDPSVDWHNIIKKDQLDNPNLDIILSGRIPPNPAELLSNGRKEILLNEAKKEYDLIIIDSAPTLLVTDTLLISQFVDATLYVVRADFTPKKLIPFSVNLSNREKLKNMTYVINNVGLNYGYGYKYGYSYKYKYNYAYGYGYGYAADMNNRKSLVKRFKSLFKKKNKEA
- a CDS encoding polysaccharide biosynthesis/export family protein, whose amino-acid sequence is MIKKLFFLLIASLFIQSCASKKDILYYQDIQNKSQDNISYLTNKVQVNDILYIKVAALIAESAEPFNIQMSALGNINIETYKIQGYLVSQKGTITFPILGDIKVADKSTEEIQDMLSKMLSDNGYIKDATVSVRIINSKVTVLGEVKVPGTYSFDEQNISLNQAIGFAGDLTINGVRKDVLLIREINGTRTYVRLDLTSSDWFTGPYYYVKQNDVIIVNPNGPKVLTSGYLNNIGSIVGLLSFFVTVLLLLKK
- a CDS encoding sugar transferase translates to MIGIIVLFWILASIDTRANGLFTQDRVGQFGKLFKIYKLRTINDADNSISAFGAFLRKYKIDELPQLWNVLLGNMSFVGPRPDIQGYYDALEGEERNILKLKPGITSRASIKYFNEEYLLEQQQNPKQYNDEVIFRDKVKLNLDYYYQGNSVSEDIKIIMETVVF
- a CDS encoding tyrosine-protein phosphatase, with translation MIHFFKPKPFLLDFIPDDYVDIHSHLLPGIDDGASTIEDTVKLINGLESLGFTKFITTPHIMSGVWNNTKPGIEEKLENTIAELPISTIKERFSAAAEYMIDAEFRELFKNEPLLTLRDNYVLVEISYLSAPIQLYDILFELQTCGYRPVLAHPERYNFYHHTLQEYQKLKNAGCLFQLNMLSATGYYGANVSKAADYLLAHDLIDFVGSDVHHSRHLDYIRKKVVLKNHKHLSTIFQNNSFFDF
- a CDS encoding DegT/DnrJ/EryC1/StrS family aminotransferase, which gives rise to MSNSKIWLSSPHMGGSEQKFVQEAFDTNWVAPLGPNVTGFEDDLENYLGEDVFVAALSSGTAALHLALIMLDVKPGDEVICQSMTFSASANPIVYLGAKPVFVDSETETMNISPAFLEEAILNGISRGKKPKVIVIVHLYGMPCKVDEVRDIADKYGIPIVEDSAEALGSTYKGKKCGTFGDISILSFNGNKIITTSGGGAMVTKTTAQKNKAVFLSTQARDNAPHYQHSEIGYNYRMSNICAGIGRGQMEVLDKHLKLRRNMHQFYIDLFSGIDGVTVFSEPNTDFYSNHWLSCVQFDTTKTNGINREDLRLALEKENIESRPLWKPMHLQPVFSDCAFFGSDISENLFTNGLCLPSSSNLTDNDRERITKVIQTLFNA
- a CDS encoding polysaccharide biosynthesis protein, whose amino-acid sequence is MLFHDRKLFLNTGLVINGFLSFSFLFLYRVIVKQTYERYFNLGDRTNLTKALIFGTDANAIALANALQTEMPKRFKVTGFIEKSSQNTTKRILNAPILHMKDSAAVLLKETNSEALIIVDKNLSKLERSQIVEDCLEMGFKVYTIPLLADLEGQKEITKSIKTFEIQDLLERKPIVLDNKAISKQLKGKKVMVTGAAGSIGSEIVRQVLTFEPKKIIVLDQAESPLHELSLEIMNVNPNVRIVNVIADIRIKESIEQIFIKYKPEVVYHAAAYKHVPLMEENPAQAIFTNVLGTKNIADLAFEHDVERFVMVSTDKAVNPSNVMGASKRIAEKYVQSLDYKLKENDENGIKTKYITTRFGNVLGSNGSVVPLFTRQIQEGGPITITHPEIIRYFMTIPEACQLVLEAGTMGNGGEIFIFDMGAPVKIIDLARKMIRLAGFVPDKDIEIKIIGLRPGEKLYEELLNDTSKNLPTHNEKILIAHESMIKYDEINKALTELIETARLKSNNAIVTKMKKIVPEYKSLNSIYQELDGI